In Bombus terrestris chromosome 6, iyBomTerr1.2, whole genome shotgun sequence, a single window of DNA contains:
- the LOC100646465 gene encoding protein LLP homolog, with product MGKSLRSKWKRKCRAIKRERYKVKELERLKKTLGIDENGIPDVEMSEISKIATVVDAKTIKENEKANDDTKADNEKMDVDTDKRIYNKKTMLDQYGNYPIWMNRRKIMKIKKGRPKKQKGNIKPHKRLTRRQRKAMKQQ from the exons atggGAAAATCATTACGTAGTAAATGGAAGAGGAAGTGTAGAGCAATTAAAAGGGAACGCTATAAAGTAAAAGAATTAGAAAGACTAAAAAAGACGTTAGGTATTGATGAGAATGGGATACCAGATGTTGAAATGtcagaaatatcaaaaattgcTACAG TTGTTGATGCCAAGACAataaaggaaaatgaaaaagcTAATGATGACACTAAAGCGGATAATGAAAAAATGGATGTGGATACTGATAAaaggatatataataaaaaaacaatgtTGGATCAGTATGGAAATTATCCTATATGGATGAACAGACGAAAGATTATGAAGATCAAGAAGGGTAGACCAAAAAAGCAAAAGGGAAACATAAAGCCACATAAGAGGTTAACAAGGAGACAGAGGAAAGCAATGAAGCAACAGTAA